One stretch of Natronobacterium gregoryi SP2 DNA includes these proteins:
- a CDS encoding class I SAM-dependent methyltransferase, whose translation MDSTDTRHEWAKRSGEYSPEYYAYYGPDETSETVRRLLERFVGRDAAVLELGCSSGRHLAHLCDHGFDELAGIEINDDAFDVMERTYPDLAAEGTFYARAIEDVVTEFDEDRFDAIYSVETLQHLHPEVEWLFDELSRVTADLLVTVENEGDEKQTDETYVDDGLPLYYRDWGRVFTETGFDQVTVESGKRDTVRAFRL comes from the coding sequence GTGGATTCTACTGACACCCGCCACGAGTGGGCAAAGCGGTCGGGGGAGTACTCGCCGGAGTACTACGCCTACTACGGTCCCGACGAGACGAGCGAGACGGTGCGACGACTCCTCGAGCGGTTCGTCGGGCGAGATGCCGCGGTTCTGGAACTGGGCTGTAGCTCGGGCCGACACCTCGCGCACCTCTGTGACCACGGGTTCGACGAGTTGGCGGGAATCGAGATCAACGACGACGCGTTCGACGTCATGGAACGGACGTACCCGGACCTCGCCGCCGAAGGTACGTTCTACGCCCGGGCGATCGAAGACGTCGTCACGGAGTTCGACGAGGATCGGTTCGACGCGATCTATTCGGTCGAGACGCTGCAACACCTCCATCCGGAGGTAGAGTGGTTGTTCGACGAACTCTCCCGCGTCACGGCTGACCTCCTCGTTACTGTCGAAAACGAGGGAGACGAAAAGCAGACGGACGAGACCTACGTCGACGACGGCCTCCCCCTCTACTACCGCGACTGGGGCCGCGTCTTCACGGAAACAGGGTTCGACCAGGTCACAGTCGAGTCCGGGAAACGCGATACCGTCCGTGCGTTTCGGTTGTAA
- a CDS encoding electron transfer flavoprotein subunit beta/FixA family protein produces MNVLSCIKRVPNTGAKIVLTEDRQRIDTSNLGFTMSPHEECAIEEAIQLIEDHGGTAHVLTLGPEEADEQLRTGLAMQADEATLLETDGEEWSPRETADAIANAIQELEDDGAFDLLLFGNESADAGNYQVGVRVARTLGLPCVTGIKSLDVEDGTAIAKREVAGGEEVYEIDLPAVVAVKEGINEPRYASMRAKMQARKQEVPRLEPEGTAGAGTFEKVRLEAPETDDSEAEILGDSPDAVPNVVDVLEEEVEVL; encoded by the coding sequence ATGAACGTTCTTTCCTGTATCAAACGCGTCCCGAACACTGGCGCGAAGATCGTACTGACGGAGGACAGGCAACGAATCGACACGAGTAACCTGGGCTTTACCATGAGCCCCCACGAGGAGTGTGCCATCGAGGAAGCGATCCAGCTGATCGAGGACCACGGCGGCACGGCACACGTCCTCACGCTCGGCCCCGAGGAAGCGGACGAACAGCTCCGGACGGGACTCGCCATGCAGGCCGACGAGGCGACCCTGCTCGAGACTGACGGCGAAGAGTGGAGCCCCCGCGAGACGGCCGACGCGATCGCGAACGCGATCCAGGAACTGGAAGACGACGGCGCGTTCGACCTCTTACTGTTCGGCAACGAGTCCGCCGACGCGGGCAACTACCAGGTCGGCGTCCGCGTCGCCCGCACACTCGGACTCCCCTGTGTGACCGGGATCAAGTCCCTCGACGTAGAGGATGGGACCGCGATCGCCAAACGCGAAGTTGCCGGCGGCGAGGAAGTCTACGAGATCGACTTACCGGCCGTCGTCGCGGTCAAGGAGGGGATCAACGAACCTCGCTACGCCTCCATGCGTGCCAAGATGCAGGCCCGAAAACAGGAGGTCCCACGGCTCGAGCCCGAGGGCACCGCGGGCGCGGGAACCTTCGAGAAGGTCCGGCTGGAGGCACCCGAGACGGACGATTCGGAGGCCGAGATACTCGGCGACAGCCCCGACGCCGTACCGAACGTCGTCGACGTCCTCGAGGAGGAGGTGGAAGTGCTATGA
- a CDS encoding cold-shock protein yields the protein MATGTVDFFNDTGGYGFIDTEDADEDVFFHMEDVGGEDLTEGTEIEFEIEEAEKGPRATNVVRL from the coding sequence ATGGCAACCGGAACGGTTGACTTCTTCAACGACACGGGCGGTTACGGATTCATCGACACCGAGGACGCGGACGAGGACGTTTTCTTCCACATGGAAGACGTTGGCGGCGAGGACCTCACCGAGGGAACCGAGATCGAGTTCGAAATCGAAGAGGCCGAGAAAGGACCACGAGCGACGAACGTCGTTCGTCTGTAA
- a CDS encoding FAD-dependent oxidoreductase produces MSGKYDLVIVGGGISGASLLYTTATFTDLDSIALIEKESEIAAINSHCTNNSQTLHFGDIETNYTLEKAEDVKEGAELLAGYLEHYDPDREMHDKRSKMVLGVGEEEVTQLEHRYEAEGFGDLFPKLEPIDREEIAELEPKVVEGRDPGTEMLALQTPDGYVVDYGEVAKSLVDRASEEDGVDIYTGTEVEDITETTDGYTLSTDDGPFDCAATVVAAGSHSLQMAKELGYGEDKVLLPVAGSFFLAEDFLNGKVYTLQMKKLPFAAVHGDADVHDAGSTRFGPTAKLVPTLERGRLSTVSDFFDVFGLNPSAFLSYANILADRILLPYVLKNLVYDLPAVGPRAFLPHVQKVVPSATLEDIERANGYGGVRPQIVDTENRSLDMGEAKIVGDDIIFNITPSPGASTCLKNAMQDTHTLLEFFDEEYAFDEAAFREDTIENFPRANDDGVETTAADAVATDD; encoded by the coding sequence ATGTCTGGAAAGTACGACCTCGTCATCGTCGGCGGCGGGATCAGTGGCGCGTCCCTGCTGTATACGACCGCGACGTTTACTGATCTCGACTCGATCGCGCTGATCGAAAAAGAATCGGAGATCGCAGCGATCAACTCACACTGCACGAACAACTCACAAACGCTTCACTTCGGCGACATCGAGACCAACTACACCCTCGAGAAAGCCGAAGACGTAAAAGAGGGGGCGGAACTGCTTGCGGGCTATCTCGAGCACTACGACCCGGACCGCGAGATGCACGACAAGCGCAGCAAGATGGTTCTCGGGGTCGGCGAGGAGGAAGTCACACAACTCGAGCACCGATACGAAGCGGAAGGGTTCGGCGATCTCTTCCCGAAACTCGAGCCGATCGATCGCGAGGAGATCGCCGAACTCGAGCCGAAGGTCGTCGAGGGACGCGATCCGGGGACGGAGATGCTCGCGCTTCAGACGCCCGACGGCTACGTCGTCGACTACGGCGAGGTGGCGAAGTCACTCGTCGACCGCGCCAGCGAAGAAGACGGCGTCGACATCTACACTGGGACGGAAGTCGAGGATATCACGGAGACGACCGATGGGTACACGCTCTCGACGGACGACGGGCCGTTCGATTGTGCTGCCACCGTCGTCGCCGCCGGTTCACACAGCCTCCAGATGGCGAAGGAACTCGGCTACGGCGAGGACAAGGTGTTGCTCCCCGTCGCCGGGAGTTTCTTCCTTGCGGAGGACTTCCTGAACGGGAAGGTGTACACCCTCCAGATGAAGAAACTCCCGTTCGCCGCGGTCCACGGCGACGCGGACGTTCACGACGCCGGGAGTACGCGGTTCGGACCGACCGCAAAACTCGTGCCGACTCTCGAGCGTGGTCGTCTCTCGACCGTAAGCGATTTCTTCGACGTGTTCGGCCTGAACCCGTCCGCGTTTCTCAGCTACGCCAACATCCTGGCTGACCGCATCCTCCTGCCGTACGTGCTGAAGAACCTCGTCTACGATCTTCCCGCGGTCGGGCCACGAGCGTTCCTCCCGCACGTCCAGAAAGTCGTCCCGAGCGCAACCCTCGAGGACATCGAACGGGCGAACGGGTACGGTGGCGTTCGCCCACAGATCGTCGACACCGAGAACCGCTCGCTCGACATGGGTGAGGCGAAGATCGTCGGCGACGACATCATCTTCAACATCACGCCCTCACCGGGTGCCTCGACGTGTCTCAAAAACGCCATGCAGGACACGCACACGTTACTCGAGTTCTTCGACGAAGAGTACGCGTTCGACGAGGCGGCGTTCCGCGAGGACACTATCGAGAACTTCCCGCGGGCAAACGACGACGGCGTCGAGACGACGGCTGCCGATGCCGTCGCCACAGACGACTGA
- a CDS encoding Lrp/AsnC family transcriptional regulator has translation MTTGDPPNWDFKDRDIAILCELSNDPQLSSRELTDILADQYDIDVSHVTVSESIRRMRDEGVFREAIIPNEEYYTFALFEFKFNPENFADSWREAMEHVQSDKHTLFFFLSDGEYQWKTVMMFRNAEEISKWIHDCYKEYGDVIANIRNSAVHNVLKFRTDPEIYGDLRDETDRE, from the coding sequence ATGACCACCGGCGATCCACCGAACTGGGACTTCAAAGATCGTGACATCGCGATCCTCTGTGAACTCTCGAACGACCCACAGCTATCCTCTCGCGAGCTAACGGACATTCTGGCGGACCAGTACGACATCGACGTCTCTCACGTCACCGTCAGCGAGTCGATCAGACGGATGCGAGACGAGGGCGTCTTCCGTGAAGCGATCATTCCCAACGAAGAGTACTACACGTTCGCACTGTTCGAGTTCAAGTTCAACCCCGAGAACTTCGCCGACAGCTGGCGCGAGGCGATGGAACACGTCCAGTCGGACAAACACACGCTGTTTTTCTTCCTCTCTGATGGGGAGTACCAGTGGAAGACCGTGATGATGTTCCGAAACGCCGAGGAGATTTCGAAGTGGATTCACGACTGCTACAAGGAATACGGCGACGTTATCGCGAATATTCGCAACTCTGCGGTCCACAACGTCCTCAAATTCCGAACCGATCCCGAGATCTACGGCGATCTGCGCGATGAGACCGACCGCGAGTGA
- a CDS encoding electron transfer flavoprotein subunit alpha/FixB family protein encodes MILAFVEHESAVPDETSLGALTMARDLAANEGVDLAAVAFGDEAAGLTDELGEYGVDELHHVIDDRLEGYAPEAWGESLAQLAREVDVSTITVPGTDRGHEVLAHAGTTLDAPMATNCLEIEADGDAYELRRQRWGGSLLEHSRLEGETTLVSAAEHEHPIEEAETATEPAVTEFSPSLEDAHFRVQVDRVETTDEEGVPLGEARVVVGGGRGVGGPEDYDKLEELADLLGGTVGASRAAVNEGWRPHDDQIGQTGAKISPGIYIACGISGAVQHMVGCKGAENILAINTDPEAAIVQKADYAVTSDLHEVVPELNDAIREEI; translated from the coding sequence ATGATCCTCGCGTTCGTCGAACACGAGAGCGCCGTTCCGGACGAGACGTCGCTGGGGGCGTTGACGATGGCCCGCGACCTGGCAGCGAACGAGGGGGTGGACCTCGCTGCCGTCGCCTTCGGTGACGAAGCGGCCGGGCTGACCGACGAACTGGGAGAGTACGGCGTCGACGAACTCCACCACGTCATCGACGACCGACTCGAGGGCTACGCGCCCGAGGCGTGGGGTGAGAGTCTGGCACAGCTGGCCCGCGAGGTCGACGTGAGCACGATCACAGTCCCCGGAACAGACCGTGGCCACGAGGTGCTGGCCCACGCCGGCACGACCCTCGACGCGCCGATGGCGACGAACTGCCTCGAGATCGAGGCCGACGGCGACGCGTACGAACTGCGTCGCCAGCGGTGGGGTGGCAGCCTGCTCGAACACTCCCGGCTCGAGGGCGAGACGACGCTGGTGAGCGCTGCCGAACACGAGCACCCGATCGAGGAGGCCGAGACGGCCACGGAGCCCGCCGTCACGGAATTTTCGCCGTCGCTCGAGGATGCCCACTTCCGTGTGCAGGTCGACCGCGTCGAGACGACCGACGAGGAGGGCGTCCCGCTCGGCGAGGCACGCGTCGTCGTCGGCGGCGGCCGGGGCGTCGGCGGCCCCGAGGACTACGACAAACTCGAGGAACTGGCCGACCTGCTGGGCGGGACCGTCGGTGCTTCCCGCGCCGCGGTCAACGAGGGGTGGCGGCCACACGACGACCAGATCGGCCAGACCGGTGCGAAGATCAGTCCCGGTATCTACATCGCCTGCGGGATCAGCGGCGCAGTCCAGCACATGGTCGGCTGCAAGGGGGCCGAGAACATTCTCGCGATCAACACGGACCCCGAGGCGGCGATCGTCCAGAAGGCCGACTACGCCGTCACCAGTGACCTCCACGAGGTCGTGCCGGAACTGAACGACGCGATCCGCGAGGAGATCTAA
- a CDS encoding aldehyde ferredoxin oxidoreductase family protein, whose product MVGRSYVLRVDLTAGTVRKERVPERWRRQFLGGKGIGGRYLYAELDAGVDPLGPENVLAFCVGPLAGTLPGESRYAAVTKSPLTGLFLDSYAGGTFAERLAGSLEDCLALLVTGESDEPVHVVLEGGTAAIEPAETWSHDTVETAEAYSDAAIACIGPAGENEVRYATIASDAGDHHAGRGGAGAVMGSKRLKAVVAAGPPAEPPTAELARLREEYTERYASDDTGIWQAASGTLESVDFADEVDALATEGWQESAFEGTPEIGVDAVREAASGREYPDESVPGGFRVETEGGETVPRGATQMSLGAGLGIDDFDVVAMLGERCDRLGVDVISAGNVVAWAVRASQTDAIDADLEFGDGDAARALVEAIAVGADPPCDQEVVETLREGVDAAAARFGTEQIPTVKSMELPAYDPRGAAGMALAYATSDRGGCHRRARPIEAEVFEAWDRDERITAVKTAQDVRSVLWSLVADDFAGETMWHDCGATFLEALDEASDLSYPTDALRLYRTGERIWTLVRLFNVREGVDRSDDRLPESLLGIDDRVDPDAFERLLDAYYRTRGWGTDGRPTEDTLERLALAAVRDEATPVGTVFDRSIE is encoded by the coding sequence ATGGTCGGCCGCTCTTACGTCCTACGTGTGGATCTCACTGCGGGAACCGTCCGGAAAGAACGGGTTCCCGAACGGTGGCGACGCCAGTTTCTCGGCGGGAAGGGGATCGGTGGCCGGTACCTCTATGCAGAGCTAGACGCGGGTGTCGATCCGCTGGGACCGGAGAACGTGCTCGCGTTCTGTGTCGGACCGCTTGCCGGGACGCTCCCTGGCGAGTCCCGATACGCGGCAGTGACGAAGTCGCCGCTGACGGGACTGTTTCTCGACTCCTATGCTGGCGGCACGTTCGCCGAACGGCTCGCCGGCTCGCTCGAGGACTGTCTGGCCCTGCTCGTAACTGGCGAGAGCGACGAACCAGTTCACGTCGTCCTCGAGGGTGGGACGGCCGCGATCGAGCCCGCGGAGACGTGGAGTCACGATACCGTCGAGACGGCCGAAGCGTACTCCGACGCGGCTATCGCGTGCATCGGCCCCGCTGGAGAGAACGAGGTCCGGTACGCGACGATCGCTTCCGACGCTGGCGACCACCACGCCGGACGCGGCGGTGCCGGCGCGGTCATGGGTTCGAAACGGCTCAAGGCTGTGGTCGCGGCAGGGCCACCAGCCGAACCACCGACGGCCGAACTGGCCCGACTCCGCGAGGAGTACACCGAGCGATACGCGAGCGACGACACCGGGATCTGGCAGGCCGCCAGTGGGACCCTCGAGTCGGTCGACTTCGCCGACGAAGTCGACGCCCTCGCGACGGAAGGCTGGCAGGAAAGCGCGTTCGAGGGAACCCCGGAAATCGGCGTCGACGCCGTCCGGGAGGCCGCGAGTGGCCGCGAGTACCCCGACGAGTCGGTTCCGGGCGGCTTTCGCGTCGAGACCGAGGGCGGCGAGACCGTCCCACGTGGAGCGACCCAGATGAGCCTGGGCGCGGGGCTCGGCATCGACGACTTCGATGTCGTCGCGATGCTTGGCGAACGCTGTGACAGACTCGGCGTCGACGTGATCTCCGCAGGTAACGTCGTCGCGTGGGCCGTCCGCGCGAGTCAGACGGATGCGATCGACGCCGATCTCGAGTTCGGTGATGGCGACGCGGCGCGGGCGCTCGTCGAGGCGATCGCGGTGGGAGCCGACCCACCCTGCGACCAGGAAGTCGTCGAGACGCTCCGGGAGGGTGTCGACGCGGCTGCGGCCCGGTTTGGGACGGAACAGATCCCTACGGTAAAGTCGATGGAACTGCCGGCGTACGACCCTCGTGGTGCGGCCGGGATGGCGCTTGCGTACGCGACCAGCGACCGGGGTGGCTGTCATCGCCGTGCCCGCCCCATCGAAGCGGAGGTCTTCGAGGCGTGGGACCGCGACGAACGGATCACGGCCGTCAAAACCGCCCAGGATGTCCGCTCCGTGCTGTGGAGCCTCGTCGCCGACGACTTCGCTGGCGAGACGATGTGGCACGACTGTGGTGCGACTTTTCTCGAGGCACTGGACGAAGCCAGTGACCTGTCGTACCCGACCGACGCCTTGAGGCTATATCGGACCGGCGAACGGATCTGGACGCTCGTCAGACTGTTCAACGTCCGTGAGGGAGTCGATCGGAGCGACGATCGGCTTCCCGAGTCGCTGCTCGGCATCGACGACAGAGTCGATCCGGACGCCTTCGAGCGACTCCTCGACGCCTACTACCGGACGCGCGGCTGGGGGACCGACGGACGACCGACCGAGGACACACTCGAGCGACTCGCGCTCGCGGCCGTCCGCGACGAAGCGACGCCAGTGGGGACGGTGTTCGACCGATCGATCGAATAG
- a CDS encoding alanine--tRNA ligase-related protein has product MTLSRASKSPTVREFETTIAAVDGRDVELEETYFYPEGGGQPADRGTIGGIGTETVQKRDGAVVHTLASEPSLEPGSEVDCTVDDAFRTYCMRAHTASHVVYGAGRRLFDGLGYAGFDIGEEKVRIDLTTAEPIDDADLVELGRRSNRAVWDARSVTWERLPEAKARALEEISFNEKTEAGAMAEGQAESDQRVRVVTVGESTIGDESDGKPWDVAACGGTHVDNTRQIGPIEVLDRSNPGEGVTRVEFAVGPTGVDHAADVRAAVREASRIGGVPVDELPEAVARLQEEKAQLESELEELKAEVVVSRLSELSTVERDGATWAVGALEGLESNVVTEGARAVVGEEPDEPDVVAVVDGDGNGAPSVVVASTGEVDAGEVIDGVTDAFGGGGGGSPTAAQGGGLQADPAEVVAHLRGE; this is encoded by the coding sequence ATGACGCTGTCACGCGCATCGAAGTCACCCACCGTTCGGGAGTTCGAGACGACGATCGCGGCAGTCGACGGCCGCGACGTGGAACTCGAGGAGACGTACTTCTATCCCGAAGGCGGCGGTCAGCCGGCCGACCGCGGCACGATCGGCGGGATCGGGACCGAGACAGTCCAGAAACGCGACGGCGCGGTCGTTCACACGCTCGCATCCGAGCCGTCACTCGAGCCCGGCAGCGAGGTCGACTGCACGGTCGACGATGCGTTCCGAACCTACTGCATGCGCGCCCACACCGCGAGCCACGTCGTCTACGGGGCCGGCCGACGGCTGTTCGACGGCCTCGGCTACGCCGGGTTCGACATCGGCGAGGAGAAAGTACGGATCGACCTGACGACGGCTGAGCCGATCGACGACGCCGATCTCGTCGAACTCGGGCGGCGCTCGAACCGGGCCGTCTGGGACGCACGATCGGTCACGTGGGAGCGACTACCGGAAGCGAAGGCCCGCGCACTCGAGGAGATCTCGTTCAACGAGAAGACCGAGGCGGGCGCGATGGCAGAGGGACAGGCCGAGTCGGACCAACGCGTCCGCGTGGTGACGGTCGGCGAGTCGACGATCGGCGACGAGAGCGACGGCAAACCGTGGGACGTAGCGGCCTGTGGTGGTACGCACGTCGACAACACTCGCCAGATCGGTCCGATCGAAGTACTCGACCGATCGAATCCCGGTGAAGGAGTGACACGCGTCGAGTTCGCGGTCGGGCCGACGGGAGTCGACCACGCCGCAGACGTACGAGCCGCAGTACGCGAGGCGAGTCGAATCGGTGGCGTTCCCGTCGACGAACTGCCCGAGGCGGTCGCTCGCTTGCAGGAAGAGAAAGCGCAACTCGAGTCCGAACTCGAGGAACTGAAAGCGGAGGTCGTGGTGAGTCGCCTCTCGGAACTCTCGACTGTCGAACGCGACGGCGCGACGTGGGCCGTCGGCGCGCTCGAGGGACTCGAGTCGAACGTCGTCACCGAGGGTGCACGAGCGGTCGTCGGCGAAGAACCGGACGAACCGGACGTGGTTGCAGTCGTCGACGGTGACGGTAACGGTGCACCCTCGGTCGTCGTGGCCTCGACGGGCGAGGTAGACGCCGGCGAGGTGATCGACGGTGTGACGGACGCCTTCGGCGGCGGTGGCGGCGGCAGTCCGACGGCCGCACAAGGTGGCGGGCTCCAGGCCGATCCGGCGGAGGTCGTGGCTCACCTCCGCGGAGAGTAA
- a CDS encoding ATP-dependent helicase, whose protein sequence is MDGIADLELSTDGELPFDPDAVTIEDGDVFELLEPAVQEWWLEEFGEYVPENEGFFTPPQRGAIPNVHDGENTLICAPTGSGKTQASFCAIIDELYRRDRESASGDGQRPSARETDPSTGLENSVYCLYVSPLKSLANDIHRNLAVPLEGIDEIAERRGEKLGEIRHAIRHGDTSSSDRQQMLEETPHILNTTPETLAILLNAPKFREKLRTVEYVIVDEIHSLAAGKRGTHLSVSLERLEAMTDHEITRIGCSATIEPVEDVAEFLVGRETPRVSERSTGERSDTGGGDEPGGKPREYDIVDARFAREFDLELECPTDDLINTSREVVQERFYRMLHEHVQEHTNTLVFTNTRSGAERVLHNLRERFDDYDEENSACHHGSLSKEVRQDVEARLKEGSLDVVTSSTSLELGIDMPHVDLVVQVGSPKSVAALLQRVGRAGHRVGQTVTGRVIALDRDELLECAVMLQKAADGFVDSVSIPENAQDVAAQHVYGMAIAEIRPESAVKQILRRAYPYRNYSEAEWESLVRYLTADYAGLEDKNVYAKIWCDENDPPDGQHHHEEYPVGQPLIGKRGRLARVIYMTNIGTIPDSFTCDVYTRASDEWVGQLDESYLDTLEKGDVFVLGGDHFEYQYRRGSKVYVDRTSARPTVPSWYSERLPLSYDLGCEMLAFQQQLLEHYAEGGPPRVRAWLREFPLDDDSVRAIARLFDHQLRYAGTESVSTPNRLTIEVERDRDEYERHYYVHSAYGRQFNDGLSRLLAYHCAQEATANVRVAVADNGFVLSMPLNRKVDLAGIVEDLDPDQVRADLRAALDGTDLLQRYFRINATRSLLILKRYKGYEKSASEQQVSSEMLLGFAEDLENFAVIEETYREILEDKLNVEEIGEVVAGLESGEIDLERQLVDSPTPRAFGLATLSASDVVLAEDESAALQAFHDHVLEEIGDESLRGLSSGE, encoded by the coding sequence ATGGACGGGATCGCGGATCTCGAGTTGTCCACCGACGGCGAGTTGCCGTTCGATCCAGACGCCGTCACGATCGAAGACGGTGACGTCTTCGAACTCCTCGAGCCCGCAGTACAGGAGTGGTGGCTCGAGGAGTTCGGCGAGTACGTCCCCGAAAACGAGGGGTTCTTCACACCGCCACAGCGGGGGGCCATCCCAAACGTCCACGACGGCGAGAACACGCTGATCTGTGCGCCGACGGGCAGTGGGAAGACGCAAGCCAGTTTCTGTGCGATCATCGACGAACTCTACAGGCGTGATCGAGAGTCGGCGAGCGGCGACGGACAGCGCCCGTCTGCCCGGGAGACGGACCCTTCCACTGGCCTGGAAAACTCCGTCTACTGTCTCTACGTCTCCCCGCTGAAATCGCTCGCCAACGACATCCACCGCAACCTCGCGGTCCCACTCGAAGGCATCGACGAAATCGCCGAGCGTCGCGGTGAAAAACTGGGCGAGATCCGTCACGCCATCCGCCACGGCGACACCTCCTCGAGCGACCGCCAGCAGATGCTCGAAGAGACACCCCACATCCTGAACACGACGCCCGAGACGCTGGCCATCCTGCTGAACGCACCGAAGTTCCGCGAGAAGCTCCGGACGGTAGAGTACGTCATCGTCGACGAGATCCACTCGCTTGCCGCCGGCAAGCGCGGCACCCACCTCTCGGTGAGTCTCGAGCGACTCGAGGCGATGACCGACCACGAAATCACGCGGATCGGCTGTTCGGCGACGATCGAACCGGTCGAGGACGTAGCGGAGTTTCTGGTGGGGCGCGAGACGCCACGCGTCTCGGAACGGTCGACCGGGGAGCGAAGCGACACGGGAGGCGGCGACGAACCAGGCGGGAAACCGCGCGAGTACGACATCGTCGACGCCCGCTTTGCCCGCGAGTTCGACCTCGAACTCGAGTGTCCGACCGACGACCTGATCAACACGTCCCGCGAGGTCGTCCAGGAGCGATTCTACCGGATGCTCCACGAGCACGTCCAGGAGCACACGAACACGCTCGTGTTCACCAACACTCGATCGGGAGCAGAACGCGTCCTGCACAACCTCCGCGAGCGGTTCGACGACTACGACGAGGAAAACTCCGCCTGCCACCACGGCAGCCTCTCGAAGGAGGTCCGCCAGGACGTCGAGGCACGGCTCAAGGAGGGGAGTCTCGACGTGGTGACCTCTTCTACCTCGCTGGAACTGGGTATCGACATGCCCCACGTCGACCTGGTCGTGCAGGTCGGTTCGCCCAAATCCGTCGCCGCGCTCCTCCAGCGGGTCGGCCGTGCAGGACATCGCGTCGGCCAGACCGTCACTGGGCGAGTAATCGCGCTCGACCGGGACGAACTGCTCGAGTGTGCCGTGATGCTGCAGAAGGCCGCAGACGGGTTCGTCGACTCGGTGTCGATCCCCGAGAACGCCCAGGATGTCGCAGCCCAGCACGTCTACGGGATGGCGATCGCCGAGATTCGGCCGGAATCGGCGGTCAAACAAATTCTGCGACGAGCCTACCCCTACCGGAACTACTCCGAAGCGGAGTGGGAGTCACTCGTGCGCTATCTCACCGCCGACTACGCCGGTTTAGAGGACAAGAACGTCTACGCGAAGATCTGGTGTGACGAGAACGATCCGCCGGACGGCCAGCACCACCACGAGGAGTACCCCGTCGGCCAGCCCCTGATCGGCAAACGGGGACGGCTGGCGCGGGTGATCTACATGACGAACATCGGCACCATCCCTGACTCCTTTACCTGCGACGTCTACACCCGCGCGAGCGACGAGTGGGTCGGCCAGTTAGACGAAAGCTACCTCGACACCTTAGAGAAAGGCGACGTCTTCGTCCTCGGGGGCGACCACTTCGAGTACCAGTACCGCCGGGGCTCGAAGGTCTACGTCGACCGGACGAGCGCGCGGCCGACCGTCCCCTCGTGGTACTCCGAACGGCTGCCGCTGTCGTACGACCTCGGCTGCGAGATGCTGGCCTTCCAACAGCAACTGCTCGAACACTACGCGGAGGGTGGGCCGCCGCGAGTTCGCGCCTGGCTCCGGGAGTTTCCGCTGGACGACGACAGCGTGCGCGCCATCGCACGTCTGTTCGACCACCAGCTACGGTATGCAGGCACAGAGAGCGTGAGCACGCCGAATCGGCTCACGATCGAGGTCGAACGCGACCGCGACGAGTACGAACGCCACTACTACGTCCACTCGGCGTACGGCCGGCAGTTCAACGACGGCCTCTCGCGGCTGCTTGCCTACCACTGTGCACAGGAGGCCACCGCCAACGTCCGCGTCGCCGTCGCCGACAACGGCTTCGTCCTCTCGATGCCGCTGAACCGCAAAGTCGACCTTGCGGGGATCGTCGAGGACCTCGACCCCGATCAGGTACGAGCGGACCTGCGCGCGGCACTCGACGGCACCGACCTCCTGCAGCGGTACTTCCGGATCAACGCTACCCGGTCGCTGCTGATCCTCAAACGCTACAAGGGCTACGAGAAATCCGCGAGCGAACAGCAAGTCTCGAGCGAGATGCTGCTTGGGTTCGCGGAAGACCTCGAGAACTTCGCCGTCATCGAGGAAACCTACCGCGAAATTCTCGAGGACAAACTCAACGTCGAGGAGATCGGGGAGGTCGTCGCCGGCCTCGAGTCGGGCGAGATCGACCTCGAGCGCCAACTCGTCGACTCGCCGACGCCGCGTGCGTTCGGTCTCGCGACGCTGTCGGCAAGCGACGTCGTCCTCGCGGAAGACGAGAGTGCAGCCCTGCAGGCGTTTCACGACCATGTGTTAGAGGAGATCGGCGACGAGTCGCTGCGAGGCCTTTCCTCTGGAGAGTAA